The proteins below are encoded in one region of Tautonia marina:
- the metK gene encoding methionine adenosyltransferase, translating into MGHPDKMADQISDGILDAILEQDPNARVACETLVTTGLVVLAGEITTTAVVDYPGVVRQVVREIGYTSSAMGFDADTCGVMVALGKQSPDIAMGVNEDSAKGKEIGAGDQGLMFGYACDETPELMPLPIALAHRILNRLTELRQNGTIPWLRPDNKSQVTVEYDDGRPVRIDTVVVSTQHDPGVTQQQIRETVIKEIIEPVLPKDMVKGEITYHINPTGQFIVGGPHGDAGLTGRKIIVDTYGGAGRHGGGAFSGKDSTKVDRSAAYMARYAAKNVVAAGLAKKCEVQLAYAIGVSAPVSIHVDTFGTGTIPHDQIEALIREHFPLTPSGIIAHLELRRPIFRKTAAGGHFGRSEPEFTWEKTDKAAALKQAATASAVA; encoded by the coding sequence ATGGGCCATCCCGACAAGATGGCCGACCAGATTTCCGACGGCATCCTCGACGCGATCCTCGAGCAAGACCCCAACGCCCGGGTCGCCTGCGAGACCCTGGTGACGACCGGCCTGGTCGTCCTGGCCGGCGAGATCACGACCACGGCCGTCGTGGACTACCCCGGGGTCGTCCGGCAGGTCGTCCGAGAGATCGGCTACACCTCCAGCGCCATGGGCTTCGACGCCGACACCTGCGGCGTGATGGTCGCCCTGGGCAAGCAGTCGCCCGACATCGCCATGGGGGTCAACGAAGATTCCGCCAAAGGCAAGGAGATCGGCGCCGGCGACCAGGGCTTGATGTTCGGCTACGCCTGCGACGAGACCCCCGAGCTGATGCCCCTGCCGATCGCCCTGGCCCACCGCATTCTCAACCGCCTGACCGAGCTGCGGCAGAACGGCACGATCCCCTGGCTTCGGCCCGACAACAAGAGCCAGGTCACGGTCGAATACGACGACGGCCGCCCGGTCCGGATCGACACCGTGGTCGTCTCCACCCAGCACGACCCCGGCGTCACCCAGCAGCAGATCCGCGAGACGGTCATCAAGGAGATCATCGAGCCGGTCCTGCCGAAGGACATGGTCAAGGGAGAGATCACCTACCACATCAACCCGACCGGCCAGTTCATCGTCGGCGGCCCGCACGGCGACGCCGGCCTGACCGGCCGGAAGATCATCGTCGATACCTACGGCGGCGCCGGCCGACACGGCGGCGGGGCGTTCAGCGGCAAGGACTCGACCAAGGTGGACCGCTCGGCCGCCTACATGGCCCGCTACGCCGCGAAAAATGTGGTGGCCGCCGGGCTGGCCAAGAAATGCGAGGTCCAGCTCGCCTACGCGATCGGCGTGAGCGCCCCGGTAAGCATCCACGTCGATACGTTCGGCACCGGAACGATCCCGCACGATCAGATCGAGGCCCTGATCCGAGAGCACTTCCCGCTGACCCCGTCGGGCATCATCGCCCACCTCGAACTGCGTCGGCCGATCTTCCGCAAGACCGCCGCCGGTGGCCACTTCGGCCGCTCCGAGCCCGAGTTCACCTGGGAAAAGACCGACAAGGCCGCAGCCCTGAAACAGGCCGCCACGGCCTCCGCCGTCGCCTGA
- a CDS encoding DUF1579 domain-containing protein, which yields MRQKTRSLPFLAVWVVVVVPAFAHAQEDFEAMLPQPTAEHRHLIGEVGTWDATITSFMNGPGQPPTVSKGVETNRMMGDFWLLSEFEGDFGGMPFRGHSQIGFDPKAGHYVMSWVDTMNPKLSTQTGTYDPDSKTYTFEGKAFDPMLDKEVDQKTVSVLTDADHKVFTLFMKAPEYGDDWVEFMKIEYTRRKN from the coding sequence GTGCGACAAAAGACGCGAAGCCTTCCCTTCCTGGCGGTATGGGTGGTGGTGGTGGTTCCGGCGTTCGCACACGCTCAGGAGGACTTTGAAGCCATGCTTCCTCAACCGACGGCTGAACATCGACACTTGATCGGGGAGGTCGGCACCTGGGACGCGACGATTACCTCGTTCATGAACGGTCCCGGCCAGCCTCCGACGGTGTCCAAGGGGGTCGAGACGAACCGGATGATGGGCGACTTCTGGCTCCTTAGCGAGTTCGAAGGGGACTTCGGCGGCATGCCCTTCCGGGGGCACAGCCAGATCGGCTTCGATCCGAAGGCCGGCCACTACGTCATGAGCTGGGTCGACACGATGAACCCGAAGCTCTCGACCCAGACCGGCACTTACGACCCGGATTCGAAGACTTACACCTTCGAGGGCAAGGCCTTCGACCCGATGCTCGACAAGGAGGTGGATCAGAAGACCGTCAGCGTCTTGACCGACGCCGACCACAAGGTCTTCACCCTCTTCATGAAGGCCCCCGAATACGGCGACGACTGGGTCGAGTTCATGAAAATCGAGTACACCCGACGCAAGAACTGA
- a CDS encoding Nramp family divalent metal transporter: MAISAWIKRILGSLGPGLIIASVCLGPGSVTTASKIGAEYGYALIWVVVLAAAAMMMYTVMGARFGATQVRSFLQAVADRYGRWFAVLIGLAAFLMSASFQFGNNLGVTTATASVTDNWASRNLSALLGRSVAEEQVWPFVFTGTAILMVAFTKNLYRLIERVMIVLVLIMIVAFFTNLVVARPNLAEAAAGLVPQLPKGDGTITVMAAMVGTTFVLHACLYQSYLVQSKGWRLPDVRKSLIDSVVGIGLLSTISILIILTSAAALRPRGIVIQDAAEMALQLEATFGPMAKFIFCLGFWAAAFSSIPVNALVGGGLLADGLGLGSRMDQPWPRRFALGIMVIGMLIATMPQENRANALVIAQAATMLAVPAVGIGMFLILNDRSIMGRFANSWRQNILAGFGLLLVLVLSVATYGRLIDQIGKVREQWRTEPAAVEAPVEVEPAKESD; this comes from the coding sequence ATGGCGATCTCTGCTTGGATCAAGCGAATCCTGGGCTCGCTGGGGCCGGGGCTGATTATTGCGTCGGTCTGTCTCGGTCCGGGCAGCGTGACGACGGCCTCGAAGATCGGGGCCGAATATGGGTATGCCTTGATCTGGGTGGTCGTGCTGGCGGCGGCGGCCATGATGATGTACACGGTCATGGGGGCCCGCTTCGGGGCGACGCAGGTTCGGTCGTTCTTGCAGGCGGTGGCCGATCGCTACGGGCGATGGTTCGCAGTCCTGATCGGCCTGGCGGCCTTCCTGATGTCGGCCAGCTTCCAGTTCGGCAACAACCTCGGGGTGACGACCGCGACGGCCAGCGTGACGGACAACTGGGCCTCGCGGAACCTCTCGGCCTTGCTCGGCCGGTCGGTGGCCGAGGAGCAGGTCTGGCCGTTCGTCTTCACCGGCACAGCGATCCTGATGGTCGCCTTCACGAAGAACCTCTATCGGCTGATTGAGCGGGTGATGATCGTGCTGGTGCTGATCATGATCGTCGCCTTCTTCACGAACCTGGTGGTGGCCCGGCCGAACCTGGCCGAGGCGGCCGCGGGGCTCGTCCCCCAGTTGCCGAAGGGAGACGGCACGATCACGGTGATGGCGGCGATGGTGGGGACGACGTTTGTCTTGCATGCCTGCCTCTATCAGTCGTACCTGGTGCAGTCGAAGGGGTGGCGGTTGCCGGACGTTCGCAAGAGCCTGATCGACTCGGTGGTGGGGATTGGCTTGCTGTCGACGATCAGCATCCTGATCATCCTGACCTCGGCGGCGGCCTTGCGGCCTCGGGGAATCGTGATCCAGGACGCGGCCGAGATGGCCCTGCAACTGGAGGCGACCTTCGGGCCGATGGCGAAGTTCATCTTCTGCCTCGGGTTCTGGGCGGCGGCCTTCTCGTCGATTCCGGTCAACGCCCTGGTGGGCGGGGGCCTGCTGGCCGACGGCCTGGGCCTCGGCTCTCGGATGGACCAGCCGTGGCCGAGGCGGTTCGCGCTGGGGATCATGGTCATCGGCATGCTCATCGCCACGATGCCGCAGGAGAACCGGGCCAATGCCCTGGTGATCGCCCAGGCGGCGACGATGCTGGCAGTGCCGGCGGTCGGGATCGGCATGTTCCTGATTCTCAACGATCGGTCGATCATGGGGCGGTTTGCGAACTCGTGGCGTCAGAACATTTTGGCGGGCTTCGGCTTGCTGCTGGTGCTGGTCCTCTCGGTGGCGACCTACGGGCGGTTGATCGATCAGATCGGCAAGGTTCGGGAGCAGTGGCGAACGGAGCCGGCGGCGGTCGAAGCGCCGGTCGAGGTCGAACCGGCCAAGGAATCGGACTAG
- a CDS encoding YraN family protein yields MFRLRLPRWLRSGRETDRPWNQWFGDRGERAASRYLRRKGMRILCRSYRTPRGEIDLVAREGDTLVFVEVKTRRQGQPAEAVTLEKQRRITRASLQFLKWHGLLDAARPVPCRFDIVAIVWPDGLGRPTIEHFPDAFDAAGPKGQFFV; encoded by the coding sequence ATGTTCCGACTTCGCCTCCCGAGGTGGCTCCGGAGTGGCCGGGAAACCGACCGGCCCTGGAACCAGTGGTTCGGCGACCGGGGGGAGCGGGCCGCGTCGAGGTACTTGCGCCGCAAGGGGATGCGGATTCTCTGCCGGAGCTACCGGACTCCGCGGGGCGAGATTGATCTGGTGGCCCGCGAGGGAGACACGCTCGTCTTCGTCGAGGTGAAGACCCGTCGCCAAGGGCAACCCGCCGAGGCCGTGACGCTGGAGAAGCAGCGCCGGATCACCCGAGCCTCGCTCCAGTTCCTCAAGTGGCATGGCCTGCTCGATGCGGCGAGGCCGGTCCCGTGCCGGTTCGACATCGTGGCGATCGTCTGGCCCGACGGCCTTGGCCGACCGACCATCGAGCACTTCCCCGACGCCTTCGACGCCGCCGGGCCGAAGGGGCAGTTCTTCGTGTAG
- a CDS encoding Dabb family protein, with protein MMRNSMIRPVLAALAGALVMAAVLSVTGQSEAEPVAAVAAAPLAHMVFFTLANKSEANAQKLVDACHQYLDGHEGTVYFSAGTRAEEFDREVNVTDFDVALHLVFEDKAAHDTYQDHPRHLEFIEKNKDLWSTVRVFDSYVAGSSGR; from the coding sequence ATGATGCGCAACTCGATGATTCGTCCGGTGCTGGCCGCCCTCGCCGGGGCCCTGGTGATGGCCGCAGTCCTGTCAGTGACCGGGCAATCGGAGGCCGAGCCGGTCGCCGCGGTCGCCGCCGCGCCGCTGGCCCACATGGTCTTTTTCACGTTGGCGAACAAGTCGGAGGCGAACGCCCAGAAGCTGGTCGATGCCTGCCATCAGTACCTCGACGGCCACGAGGGGACCGTCTATTTCTCCGCCGGCACCCGCGCCGAGGAGTTCGATCGGGAGGTGAACGTCACCGATTTTGACGTGGCCCTGCACCTGGTCTTCGAAGACAAGGCCGCGCACGACACCTACCAGGATCACCCGCGCCACCTGGAATTCATCGAGAAGAACAAGGACCTGTGGTCGACCGTCCGGGTGTTTGACTCGTACGTGGCCGGATCGTCGGGCCGCTGA
- a CDS encoding beta strand repeat-containing protein, whose translation MPLAVEPMERRALLATIQVTTLTDALAPIPGEVTLRSAIEAINAGGTANPDILANTTGLFGDDDRIVFNGLSGSITLVGSLPDLTVPVVLDGTTGDGFSDVPVLTIDGDRVANNTIRITGPNVTIQSFAIVGSRGPGVLITGAAASGAILQGNHIGVDASGTTAEPNLGGGVAVTNGASNARIGGPLSAPFVLGTIGNVIAGNDTDNILLDAVQNVVVQGNFIGTDRSGLVAMRDENLGVDGHGVQIVGGSGHTLGGLTANLGNLISGNGINGVEVRSGNANLIAANRIGTAVDGVNPLRNEFLGVRLHQASVNNTIGGANTTPFVLSAGNLIAHNGGDGIRIQGPGTTGNLVAGNFVGVDVTGTIALENIDTGIEINNATFNTIGGTGPGLGNLISGNRGDGILLANAGAANNTIQGNRIGTNALGTAAIPNQEDGIEVNGGLNNTIGGAAAGAGNLISGNGSDGIELERASSGNVVQGNLIGTNANGSSAVPNTENGVRLNAGLVNVGGTPQFLGAVSNTIGGVNAASGVRTAGNLISGNGHNGILLYGGPTSNNAILGNFIGTNANGSSPIGNTRHGILLEGASNNTIGGENVSISPGTLRSGNLVSGNGGDGIRLTTLLNEPGGNNAASASNVISGNFVGTNPSGSLPIGNGGAGIALIGDSDSAGLITGNTIGGANATTAGLRRGNLLSGNTGPGLLLQGEAVSENTALGNFIGTNVSGLSPIGNAVGVLLSNAPGNTIGAGNVISGNLGHGVHLTGNGTTDTLVTGNFIGLGPVGATSVPNAGDGVRVEGASANTLASNVVSSNGGSGIALIGPGASNNVIQLSRIGTDDLGLNNRGNAGHGILLVNAGNNAIGGVQPADGNIISGNGGSGILLQGSGASNNQIAGNVIGLDATGDAPLGNAANGVTILNGASANRVGGDVTGSGNLISGNRGDGVVLAAGAFENLVSGNVIGANVGGTAARGNAGTGVRISDSPRNTIGGRSNLISGNGVFGLTIAGGSASENVVSGNLIGTNLAGTAGLGTQQVGLVILNAPNNRVEDGNLIAGHSGDGLQVIGAAASGNLIDGNLIGTDETGLDGLGNTRGVLLDAAPDNVLAGNVISGNRNDGVVVLNGANGNTLSGNLIGLAGPTGSLARPNLSGVLIVNANTTSLDSNAISGNRGFGVALAGTSGNFLTSNLIGTNRQGTAARPNNLHGVMVLSARNNTLSANVLSGNRLFGVELRDGSDGNTLIDNLIGTDRTGQFAIANQRDGVFLDNAASNRLERNVISGNLGNGVMAISQGSNTVLIGNFIGTNRDGSAALSNQGSGVIVAGPSNMALQGNVVSGNRGFGVALVGGTGNVIADSFIGTNAGGEAALGNRLVGVLLLNAPGNTVLNSVIAANGVVDGRGNLRIDGPGSSGNRVSGSFIGTDRTGSRSLDPRAGNVQTGLPTTPDDGTPGASDRLTFDPRNDGIVIADGASNTTIGGTGVGQGNVISGNRIGVYIRGQAAGNVLQGNRIGTNRDGSAAVPNSDGVILMNTSNNIIGGTGPAARNLISGNLEVGLRLTSIAFDEPRAPTSGNLVAGNFIGTDATGTTAIGNRQGIFLYGASGNQIGLGSFSDPNGGGNLLSGNREVGLQILNADTVNAVTVVTPTGPQIVPYPPAVGSVSTGNIVAGNRVGTNAAGTARLPNFQGIFLSDAPGNTIADNLISGNSQVGLNITAFNAINNLVTGNRIGPDINGAIGTVGNGFADPNGLGSGLFLNQVVEGANTITPTNDIRGNLTAQTRTRSIASGPFVERVTPIINPTTGALTRIDVRINGYLSRDAARTLNLANFSLVPTTTGAAPIPIASVSYDEVARMLSITPSAPVAPGQSLLLTLVGRAPGGLQSRPGPGIPSAFLAGSGFAGTNFTQLITLPAPGTSLAARRAGGPSPLGVDLLFARSGHLNL comes from the coding sequence ATGCCGTTGGCCGTCGAGCCGATGGAGCGGCGCGCCCTGCTGGCGACGATCCAGGTCACGACCTTGACCGATGCGCTCGCCCCCATCCCCGGCGAGGTCACCTTGCGATCGGCCATCGAGGCCATCAACGCCGGGGGCACGGCCAACCCCGACATCCTCGCCAACACCACCGGTCTCTTTGGCGACGACGACCGGATTGTCTTCAACGGCCTGAGTGGGTCGATCACGCTGGTCGGCAGCTTGCCCGATCTGACCGTGCCCGTGGTCCTCGACGGCACCACGGGCGACGGCTTCTCCGACGTGCCGGTGCTCACCATCGACGGCGACCGCGTGGCCAACAACACGATCCGAATCACCGGCCCGAATGTCACGATCCAGTCCTTTGCGATCGTCGGCAGCCGAGGCCCGGGCGTCCTGATCACCGGCGCGGCCGCGTCGGGGGCGATCCTTCAGGGGAACCACATCGGCGTCGATGCCTCCGGAACCACGGCCGAACCGAACCTCGGCGGCGGCGTCGCCGTGACCAACGGCGCGAGCAATGCCCGAATCGGCGGCCCGCTCTCGGCTCCCTTCGTGCTTGGCACCATCGGCAACGTCATTGCCGGCAACGACACCGACAACATTCTGCTCGACGCGGTCCAGAACGTCGTCGTGCAAGGGAATTTCATCGGCACCGACCGCTCGGGCCTGGTCGCCATGCGCGACGAAAACCTCGGGGTCGATGGCCACGGCGTCCAGATTGTCGGCGGCTCGGGCCACACCCTCGGTGGCCTGACGGCGAACCTCGGCAACCTGATCTCCGGCAACGGCATCAACGGCGTCGAGGTCCGCTCGGGCAATGCCAACCTGATCGCCGCCAACCGCATCGGCACGGCCGTCGACGGCGTCAACCCCTTACGCAACGAGTTCCTCGGCGTCCGGCTCCACCAGGCTTCGGTCAACAACACCATCGGCGGCGCGAACACCACCCCCTTTGTCCTCTCGGCCGGCAACCTGATCGCCCACAACGGCGGCGACGGCATCCGCATTCAGGGACCGGGCACCACCGGCAACCTCGTCGCCGGAAACTTCGTCGGCGTCGATGTCACCGGCACGATCGCGCTGGAGAACATCGATACCGGCATCGAAATCAACAACGCCACCTTCAACACCATCGGCGGCACCGGCCCCGGCCTGGGGAACCTCATCTCCGGCAACCGGGGAGACGGCATCTTGCTCGCCAACGCCGGCGCGGCGAACAACACCATCCAGGGGAACCGGATCGGCACCAACGCCCTGGGCACGGCCGCGATTCCGAACCAGGAAGACGGCATCGAGGTCAACGGCGGCCTCAACAACACGATCGGCGGCGCGGCGGCCGGGGCCGGCAACCTGATTTCCGGCAACGGTAGCGACGGCATCGAACTGGAGCGTGCCTCCTCCGGGAACGTCGTCCAGGGGAACCTGATCGGCACCAACGCCAACGGCTCATCCGCCGTGCCGAACACCGAGAACGGCGTTCGGCTCAATGCCGGGCTGGTCAATGTCGGCGGAACCCCTCAGTTTCTTGGCGCTGTCTCCAACACGATCGGCGGCGTGAATGCGGCGAGTGGGGTCCGCACCGCGGGGAACCTCATCTCCGGCAACGGCCACAATGGCATCCTGCTCTACGGCGGGCCAACCTCGAACAACGCGATCCTCGGCAACTTCATCGGCACGAACGCCAACGGATCGAGCCCGATCGGCAACACGAGGCACGGCATCCTGCTCGAAGGGGCGTCGAACAACACCATCGGCGGTGAAAACGTCAGCATCAGTCCCGGAACGCTCCGCTCGGGCAATCTCGTTTCGGGCAACGGCGGCGACGGCATCCGCCTGACAACGCTGCTCAACGAACCCGGTGGCAACAACGCCGCCAGTGCCTCGAACGTCATCTCCGGGAACTTCGTCGGCACGAACCCCTCGGGATCGCTGCCCATCGGCAACGGCGGGGCGGGCATCGCCCTGATTGGCGACTCCGATTCCGCCGGCCTCATCACCGGCAACACCATCGGCGGGGCCAACGCCACGACCGCCGGGCTGAGACGCGGCAATCTCCTCTCCGGCAACACCGGGCCGGGCCTCTTGCTCCAGGGCGAGGCGGTTTCGGAGAACACCGCCCTCGGCAACTTCATCGGCACCAACGTCTCCGGCCTCTCGCCGATCGGCAACGCCGTTGGGGTGCTCCTGAGCAACGCGCCAGGCAACACCATCGGCGCGGGGAACGTGATTTCCGGCAACCTCGGCCACGGCGTTCACCTGACCGGCAACGGCACCACCGACACTCTCGTGACCGGCAACTTCATCGGCCTCGGCCCCGTCGGGGCGACCTCCGTGCCCAACGCTGGCGACGGGGTCCGGGTCGAGGGGGCCTCGGCCAACACCCTGGCCAGCAACGTCGTCTCCAGCAACGGCGGCTCCGGCATCGCCCTGATCGGTCCCGGTGCCTCGAACAACGTGATCCAGTTGAGCCGGATCGGCACCGACGACCTCGGACTGAACAACCGAGGCAACGCCGGCCACGGCATCCTGCTGGTCAACGCCGGCAACAACGCCATCGGTGGGGTGCAACCGGCCGACGGCAACATCATCTCCGGCAACGGCGGGTCGGGCATCCTGCTGCAAGGCTCGGGGGCCTCGAACAACCAGATCGCCGGTAACGTCATTGGCCTCGACGCCACCGGAGACGCCCCCCTCGGCAATGCCGCCAACGGCGTGACGATCCTCAACGGCGCCTCGGCCAACCGCGTCGGCGGAGACGTGACTGGCTCCGGCAACCTGATTTCCGGCAACCGAGGAGACGGGGTCGTTCTGGCCGCCGGAGCGTTCGAGAACCTCGTCTCGGGCAATGTCATCGGCGCCAATGTCGGCGGTACGGCGGCGCGAGGCAATGCCGGGACCGGCGTTCGCATTTCCGACTCGCCCCGCAACACCATCGGCGGCCGGTCGAACCTGATCTCCGGCAACGGCGTCTTCGGCCTGACAATCGCCGGCGGCTCGGCCTCGGAAAACGTCGTCTCCGGTAATCTCATCGGCACCAACCTCGCCGGCACGGCTGGCCTCGGCACACAGCAGGTCGGCCTGGTGATCCTCAACGCCCCGAACAACCGGGTCGAGGACGGAAACCTCATCGCCGGGCACTCCGGAGACGGCCTCCAGGTCATCGGCGCCGCCGCTTCGGGGAACCTGATCGACGGCAACCTCATCGGCACCGATGAAACCGGCCTCGACGGCCTCGGCAACACCCGAGGCGTCTTGCTCGACGCCGCCCCCGACAACGTTCTGGCCGGCAACGTCATCTCCGGCAATCGCAACGACGGCGTCGTCGTCCTCAACGGCGCGAATGGGAACACCCTGTCCGGGAACCTCATCGGTCTCGCCGGCCCGACCGGCTCCCTTGCCCGGCCGAACCTCAGCGGCGTCCTCATCGTCAACGCCAACACCACCTCGCTCGACTCCAACGCCATCAGCGGCAACCGCGGCTTCGGCGTCGCCCTCGCCGGAACCTCCGGGAACTTCTTGACAAGCAACCTCATCGGCACCAACCGCCAGGGCACCGCCGCCCGGCCGAACAACCTCCACGGCGTGATGGTCCTCAGCGCCCGGAACAATACCCTGTCGGCCAACGTGCTGTCCGGGAACCGCCTGTTCGGCGTCGAACTGCGCGACGGCTCCGACGGCAACACCCTGATCGACAACCTCATCGGCACCGACCGCACCGGTCAGTTCGCCATCGCCAACCAGCGCGACGGCGTCTTCCTCGACAATGCCGCGTCGAACCGCCTGGAACGAAACGTCATCTCAGGCAATCTCGGCAACGGGGTGATGGCCATTTCCCAGGGGTCGAACACGGTCCTGATCGGCAACTTCATCGGCACCAACCGCGACGGCTCGGCCGCCCTCTCCAACCAGGGCAGCGGTGTGATCGTCGCCGGCCCGTCGAACATGGCCCTGCAAGGCAACGTCGTCTCCGGCAACCGCGGCTTCGGGGTCGCCCTGGTCGGTGGCACCGGCAACGTGATTGCCGACAGCTTCATCGGCACCAACGCCGGTGGAGAGGCCGCGCTCGGCAATCGTCTGGTCGGCGTCTTGCTCCTGAACGCTCCCGGCAACACGGTGCTCAACTCCGTGATTGCCGCCAACGGCGTGGTCGATGGCCGGGGGAACCTCCGGATCGACGGCCCCGGCAGCTCCGGCAACCGCGTCTCCGGCAGCTTCATCGGCACCGACCGCACCGGCTCCCGATCGCTCGACCCCCGCGCCGGCAACGTGCAAACGGGGCTGCCCACCACCCCCGACGACGGCACCCCCGGCGCGAGCGACCGCCTGACGTTCGACCCCCGCAACGACGGCATCGTCATTGCCGACGGCGCCTCGAACACCACCATCGGCGGCACCGGAGTCGGCCAGGGGAACGTCATCTCCGGCAACCGGATCGGCGTCTACATCCGAGGCCAGGCCGCCGGCAACGTGCTGCAAGGGAACCGGATCGGCACCAACCGCGATGGATCGGCCGCCGTGCCCAACAGCGACGGCGTCATCCTCATGAACACCTCGAACAACATCATCGGCGGCACCGGCCCGGCGGCACGCAACCTGATCTCCGGCAACCTCGAAGTCGGCCTCCGCCTCACGAGCATCGCCTTCGACGAGCCCCGCGCCCCGACCTCCGGCAACCTCGTCGCCGGGAACTTCATCGGCACCGACGCCACCGGCACCACTGCGATCGGCAACCGCCAGGGAATCTTCCTCTACGGCGCCTCCGGCAACCAGATCGGCCTCGGCTCGTTCTCCGACCCGAACGGAGGCGGGAACCTGCTCTCGGGCAACCGCGAGGTCGGCCTCCAGATCCTCAACGCCGACACGGTCAACGCCGTCACCGTCGTCACCCCCACCGGCCCGCAGATCGTCCCTTACCCTCCGGCCGTCGGCTCGGTCAGCACGGGCAACATCGTGGCCGGCAACCGCGTGGGAACCAACGCCGCCGGCACCGCCCGCCTGCCGAATTTCCAGGGCATCTTCCTCAGCGACGCCCCCGGCAACACCATTGCCGACAACCTGATTAGCGGGAATTCCCAGGTCGGTCTGAACATCACCGCATTCAATGCCATCAACAACCTTGTGACCGGGAACCGAATCGGCCCCGACATCAACGGCGCGATCGGCACCGTCGGCAACGGCTTCGCCGACCCGAACGGCCTCGGCTCGGGCCTGTTCCTCAATCAGGTGGTCGAGGGCGCGAACACGATCACCCCCACCAACGACATCCGAGGCAACCTCACCGCCCAGACCCGCACCCGGTCCATCGCCTCCGGCCCATTCGTCGAACGGGTCACACCCATCATCAATCCCACCACGGGCGCCTTGACCCGGATCGACGTTCGGATCAACGGCTACCTCAGCCGCGATGCCGCCCGGACCCTCAACCTGGCCAACTTCTCCCTCGTGCCCACCACCACCGGCGCCGCTCCTATCCCGATCGCCTCCGTCTCCTATGACGAGGTGGCCCGGATGCTCTCGATCACCCCAAGCGCCCCGGTCGCTCCCGGCCAATCCCTCCTGCTCACGCTGGTCGGCCGCGCTCCTGGGGGCCTGCAATCACGGCCCGGACCCGGCATCCCCTCCGCCTTCCTCGCCGGCAGCGGCTTCGCGGGGACGAACTTCACCCAGCTCATCACCCTTCCCGCCCCTGGCACCTCCCTCGCCGCCCGGCGCGCCGGCGGCCCCAGCCCCCTCGGCGTCGATCTTTTGTTCGCTCGATCCGGGCACCTGAACCTGTAA
- a CDS encoding DUF4058 family protein → MPIHDWTRVPAGTFHDFHHEWISTIKRALNDGLLPDGYYAMAEQIAGGMGPDVLTLERPAPRAPLPEPGQEGGLALATRPPRVRFHAGREDDLLARKAKAVVVRHSSDHRVVAMVELVSPGNKSSRYAIDAFVRKVRDALHAGIHLLIVDLFPPGPRDPHGIHQVIWEEGSPGDFPLTADEPLACVSYIGGPVGEVFLEPVAVGRPLPEMPLFLSDAIYVPVPLDPTYARAWDAVPAVWRNAISSLPPQSSI, encoded by the coding sequence ATGCCGATCCACGACTGGACCCGCGTCCCGGCGGGGACCTTCCACGACTTCCACCACGAGTGGATCTCGACGATCAAGCGAGCCTTGAATGACGGGCTCCTGCCCGACGGCTACTACGCCATGGCCGAGCAGATCGCCGGGGGCATGGGTCCCGACGTCCTCACGCTGGAACGTCCCGCTCCTCGGGCTCCGCTCCCTGAGCCGGGCCAGGAAGGGGGATTGGCCCTGGCCACCCGGCCGCCTCGGGTCCGCTTCCATGCCGGTCGAGAAGATGACCTCCTCGCCCGGAAAGCCAAGGCGGTGGTCGTCCGCCATTCGAGCGATCATCGCGTCGTGGCCATGGTCGAGCTGGTCTCGCCGGGGAACAAGAGTAGCCGATACGCCATCGACGCCTTCGTCCGCAAGGTCCGAGACGCGCTCCACGCGGGCATTCACCTCCTCATCGTCGATCTCTTCCCACCCGGCCCCCGCGACCCGCACGGCATCCATCAGGTGATCTGGGAGGAAGGCAGCCCAGGCGACTTCCCCCTGACCGCCGACGAGCCCCTCGCCTGCGTCTCGTACATCGGCGGACCCGTCGGCGAGGTCTTCCTCGAACCCGTCGCAGTCGGTCGCCCCTTGCCCGAAATGCCCCTGTTCCTCTCCGATGCCATCTACGTCCCCGTTCCTCTCGATCCCACCTACGCACGTGCCTGGGACGCCGTCCCGGCCGTCTGGCGCAACGCCATCTCCTCACTCCCTCCCCAATCCTCCATCTGA